The Argentina anserina chromosome 3, drPotAnse1.1, whole genome shotgun sequence genome includes a region encoding these proteins:
- the LOC126789277 gene encoding probable NOT transcription complex subunit VIP2 produces MSGLINSSINGSASNLPDSSGRFATSFSGQSGAASPVFHHAGSIQGLHNLHGSFNVPNMPGTLTSRNSTLTNVPSGGVQQPTGSLSGGRFSSNNLPVALSQLSHGSSHGHSGVTNRGGISVVGNPGFSSSTNGIGGSIPGILPTSAAIGNRNAVPGLGVGQILGNAGPRITSSMGNMVGGGNIGRSISSGGGLSVPGLTSRLNLSGNSGSGSLSVQGQNRLMGGVLPQGSQQVISMLGNSYPTGGGPLSQSHVQVNNLSSMGMLNDVNSNESSPFDINDFPQLTSRPNSAGGPQGQLGSLRKQGLGVSPIVQQNQEFSIQNEDFPALPGFKGGNSDYPMDMHQKEQLHDNTVSMMQSQHFSMGRSAGFNLGGTYSSHRPQQQQQHAPSVSSSGVSFSQVNNQDLLHLHGSEIFPSHSTYHSQTSGPPGIGLRPLNSANTVSGMGSYDQLIQQYQQHQNQSQFRLQQMSPVNQSFRDQGIKSVQTTQSAPDPFGLLGLLSVIRMSDPDLTSLALGIDLTTLGLNLNSTENLHKTFGSPWSDEPSKGDPEFSVPQCYYAKQPPALHQGYFSKFSVETLFYIFYSMPKDEAQLHAANELYNKGWFYHKDHHLWIARVPNMEPLVKTNTYERGSYHCFDPNTFEIVRKDNFVVHYEMLDKRPTLPQH; encoded by the exons ATGTCGGGATTAATCAAT TCTTCTATAAACGGATCAGCCTCAAATCTTCCAGATAGTAGTGGGCGTTTTGCTACATCTTTCTCTGGTCAATCGGGTGCCGCCTCTCCTGTATTCCATCATGCAG GATCTATTCAAGGATTGCATAATCTTCATGGGAGCTTCAATGTTCCCAACATGCCTGGTACATTAACTTCAAGAAACTCAACATTAACTAATGTTCCTTCTGGTGGAGTCCAACAACCAACTGGAAGCCTTTCCGGTGGACGATTTTCATCGAATAATCTTCCTGTAGCTCTGTCTCAG TTATCTCATGGAAGCTCTCATGGACATTCAGGAGTCACTAATAGAGGAGGTATAAGTGTAGTTGGCAACCCTGGATTTAGTAGTAGCACAAATGGAATTGGCGGTTCTATTCCTGGGATTCTCCCTACCTCTGCTGCAATTGGTAACCGTAATGCTGTTCCCGGATTGGGTGTAGGCCAAATATTGGGAAATGCAGGTCCTCGAATTACAAGTTCCATGGGAAACATGGTTGGTGGGGGCAACATTGGCAGGAGTATTAGCTCTGGTGGAGGCTTGTCGGTGCCTGGTCTTACTTCACGTCTAAACTTAAGTGGAAATAGTGGATCTGGTAGTTTATCTGTCCAAGGGCAGAATCGCTTGATGGGTGGTGTGCTTCCACAAG GTTCCCAGCAGGTTATTTCTATGCTTGGAAATTCTTATCCGACTGGTGGAGGTCCACTTTCTCAAAGCCATGTCCAAGTGAATAATTTGAGCTCTATGGGGATGTTGAATGATGTGAATTCTAACGAAAGCTCTCCTTTTGACATCAATGATTTCCCTCAATTAACAAGTCGACCTAATTCTGCGGGAGGCCCTCAAGGGCAATTAG GTTCGTTGCGAAAACAAGGTCTTGGTGTTAGTCCTATTGTTCAACAAAACCAAGAGTTCAGCATCCAGAATGAAGATTTTCCAGCTTTGCCTGGATTTAAAG GTGGTAATTCTGATTATCCGATGGATATGCACCAGAAAGAACAGCTTCATGACAATACCGTGTCAATGATGCAGTCTCAGCACTTCTCA ATGGGAAGGTCTGCCGGATTTAACTTGGGAGGGACTTATTCATCTCATCGTCcacagcagcagcaacaacatGCTCCATCAGTCAGCAGTAGCGGTGTCTCATTTTCTCAAGTAAACAATCAGGACCTTCTCCATTTGCATGGTTCAGAAATATTCCCATCACATTCAACCTATCACTCCCAG ACAAGTGGACCTCCTGGCATTGGATTGAGACCTTTAAATTCAGCCAATACTGTTTCCGGCATGGGTTCTTATGACCAACTTATCCAGCAGTATCAACaacaccaaaatcagtcaCAGTTTCGTCTGCAACAGATGTCACCGGTCAATCAATCATTTAGGGATCAGGGGATTAAGTCGGTGCAGACCACACAATCTGCTCCTGACCCATTTGGTTTGCTTGGTTTGCTAAGTGTCATAAGGATGAGCGACCCTGATTTAACATCTCTTGCTCTTGGAATTGATTTGACAACACTTGGCTTAAACTTaaattcaacagaaaattTGCACAAGACTTTTGGTTCCCCATGGTCTGACGAGCCATCTAAGGGTGATCCAGAGTTTAGTGTCCCCCAATGTTACTATGCTAAACAACCACCTGCACTACAT CAAGGTTATTTTTCAAAGTTCTCAGTGGAAACATTGTTTTACATATTCTATAG CATGCCTAAAGATGAAGCCCAATTGCATGCTGCGAATGAACT TTATAACAAGGGCTGGTTTTATCACAAAGACCACCATCT